The following proteins are co-located in the Chloroflexota bacterium genome:
- a CDS encoding DeoR/GlpR family DNA-binding transcription regulator codes for MNKRKKQVLDLLQRHGELSNQELSDLLDISPSSIRRILIALDKDRLIKRTRGGVCLSTAVNYDLLPTHKLPVDPVEARSIANRAVQLIQPGDVIALSGGVLCTQLVLRVRYLEGITVVTNAVNVAIELVSLPEIQVRLTGGRLNPGSFELVGRALAPSLSGLHIDKFFLGTDGLSVQHGVTGRDEDEATASRVIMERSDATIVLADSSKFKKASYARVASISKVDTIVTTDRVSQSVGTQFKEAGVKIIVAGS; via the coding sequence GTGAATAAACGGAAAAAACAGGTCTTGGATCTGTTACAGCGACATGGTGAGCTTTCAAACCAGGAACTCAGCGACCTCCTCGATATTTCTCCTTCCAGTATCCGCCGCATTCTGATTGCCCTGGATAAGGATCGCCTGATCAAACGAACGCGCGGTGGTGTTTGCCTATCCACCGCGGTTAACTATGATCTCTTGCCGACCCATAAGCTGCCGGTTGATCCTGTAGAAGCGAGGTCGATTGCCAACCGGGCCGTTCAGCTCATTCAGCCAGGGGATGTAATTGCTTTGAGTGGCGGTGTTCTCTGTACCCAGCTTGTCTTACGTGTCCGTTATCTGGAAGGGATCACTGTTGTAACAAATGCTGTGAACGTGGCAATCGAACTTGTAAGCCTGCCTGAGATTCAGGTGAGGCTCACCGGGGGACGACTCAATCCGGGGTCATTCGAATTGGTGGGACGGGCGCTTGCCCCCAGCCTCAGTGGTTTACACATCGACAAGTTCTTCCTGGGAACGGACGGCCTTTCCGTTCAGCACGGCGTGACCGGGCGCGATGAGGACGAAGCAACGGCTTCACGTGTAATAATGGAGCGCTCGGACGCCACGATCGTTCTGGCGGACAGTTCGAAGTTCAAGAAGGCCAGCTATGCCCGGGTAGCTTCTATCTCTAAGGTTGACACAATTGTGACCACTGACCGGGTCTCCCAGAGCGTCGGAACTCAGTTCAAAGAGGCAGGAGTGAAGATAATCGTGGCCGGATCATAG
- a CDS encoding Gfo/Idh/MocA family oxidoreductase, whose product MKTYGVAIVGAGNVAKGHLAAIRATSQAEMVALGTRSLERGGAWTAEQGLDCPIYTELDELLAYDEVDIVVLCTPNHLHAAQTIQAAQAGKHILIEKPVALNLADLRAMQAAVREAGVRTLISFVLRWNPSIRMAKNLITEGAIGEIFMVESCYWHATPRAVPGHWMTRKERAGSVFLMGGCHAVDAARWLAGTDIVEVSAYTARGGKDWFDYPPTAIAMVRFGNGAVGRISATMECVMPYAFDITVMGDRGTMRDNRLYSHLFPGQTDFATIPTVLPDSGAVLDHPFSPGFEHFIECIDKGLETETNLEDAINTHEVCLAVDLSAEEGRSVPLPLSS is encoded by the coding sequence TTGAAAACCTATGGTGTTGCCATTGTAGGAGCAGGAAATGTAGCCAAGGGCCATCTGGCGGCCATTCGAGCGACCAGCCAGGCCGAGATGGTTGCCCTGGGCACGCGCAGCCTGGAACGTGGTGGGGCATGGACAGCCGAACAAGGGCTGGACTGCCCGATTTACACGGAATTGGACGAACTTCTGGCTTACGATGAGGTCGATATTGTGGTCCTGTGCACTCCGAATCATCTACATGCTGCTCAGACTATCCAGGCAGCCCAGGCAGGCAAACATATCCTGATCGAGAAGCCGGTCGCTTTGAACCTGGCAGACCTGCGCGCCATGCAGGCCGCCGTCCGCGAGGCGGGTGTACGTACACTTATCTCTTTTGTCCTGCGCTGGAATCCGTCCATACGAATGGCCAAGAATCTCATTACCGAGGGAGCGATAGGTGAAATCTTCATGGTGGAATCCTGCTACTGGCATGCCACCCCCCGGGCGGTTCCTGGCCACTGGATGACCAGGAAGGAGAGGGCCGGTAGCGTCTTTCTCATGGGCGGTTGCCACGCTGTGGATGCCGCCCGCTGGCTGGCCGGGACAGACATTGTTGAAGTCTCGGCCTATACTGCGCGGGGAGGCAAGGATTGGTTCGATTATCCCCCCACCGCCATCGCCATGGTGCGATTTGGCAATGGTGCTGTTGGTCGCATCTCGGCCACCATGGAATGCGTTATGCCGTATGCCTTTGACATCACGGTGATGGGCGACCGGGGCACCATGCGCGATAATCGTTTGTACTCCCACCTCTTTCCCGGCCAAACTGATTTCGCTACAATTCCGACGGTGTTGCCAGACAGCGGCGCCGTATTGGATCATCCATTTTCGCCCGGTTTCGAGCATTTCATCGAATGTATCGACAAAGGTCTGGAAACTGAAACAAACCTGGAGGATGCCATCAATACCCATGAGGTCTGCCTGGCTGTTGACCTTTCAGCCGAAGAAGGCCGGTCTGTGCCACTCCCCCTTTCCAGCTGA
- a CDS encoding sugar ABC transporter permease, with product MENASIPPARKQPSFLERVWEARVAYLFILPLMAFFCVFVLYPVLRTAQLMFMRYEFLRPDRRSFVGLANIIEWTQDPRVLETFGVSVKFFLLYVPSSTLLALLIALALDRVARAHLATVYRTIFYLPVVLPAGIIFIVWTWIYDPTWGVMNTLIQDVFGIPWPWDRWLRGPETALLSLVLMSVWRLVGVTMILFLVGLSNISNELREAARIDGASEWQTIRFIELPLLIPTFLIILVLRLQVLGLIEEPLVMTNGGPLRSTMTYGLQAYYISFRDGNWSMGYGSTWFLILGLFSTLTAFLAWKFMRQEDLT from the coding sequence ATGGAGAACGCATCTATTCCGCCGGCCCGGAAGCAACCCAGCTTTCTCGAGCGAGTTTGGGAAGCAAGGGTAGCATACTTGTTCATCTTACCCTTGATGGCTTTCTTCTGCGTGTTTGTCCTGTACCCGGTTCTGCGCACGGCCCAACTCATGTTCATGCGTTATGAGTTTTTGCGCCCAGATCGACGCTCCTTCGTGGGCCTGGCCAACATCATCGAGTGGACTCAGGATCCCAGAGTCCTGGAAACCTTCGGGGTTTCGGTGAAGTTCTTCCTGTTATACGTACCTTCAAGTACTCTCCTGGCACTGTTAATAGCTTTGGCTCTGGATCGAGTGGCGCGTGCGCACCTGGCGACAGTGTACCGGACCATTTTTTACCTGCCCGTCGTCCTGCCGGCCGGGATTATTTTCATTGTCTGGACATGGATCTACGACCCTACCTGGGGGGTTATGAACACCCTCATCCAGGATGTTTTTGGAATCCCCTGGCCGTGGGATAGATGGCTGAGAGGTCCCGAAACGGCTCTGCTCTCGTTGGTTTTGATGAGCGTCTGGCGTCTTGTGGGAGTCACTATGATCCTGTTTTTGGTGGGGTTGAGCAACATTTCCAATGAACTGCGGGAGGCGGCCCGCATCGATGGTGCCAGCGAATGGCAGACCATCCGCTTCATAGAGCTTCCTCTTCTAATTCCCACCTTTCTGATCATCCTGGTGCTGCGTTTACAGGTTTTGGGCCTGATCGAGGAACCCTTGGTTATGACCAATGGAGGGCCGCTCCGTAGCACCATGACTTACGGTCTACAAGCCTACTACATCAGCTTTCGGGACGGGAACTGGAGTATGGGCTATGGTAGCACCTGGTTCCTTATTCTGGGCCTCTTTTCAACACTGACTGCATTCCTGGCCTGGAAGTTCATGCGACAAGAAGACCTTACCTAG
- a CDS encoding extracellular solute-binding protein, with the protein MIPKPSKRVVQIGLLSLILILIVSACVAAPAPAPESAVVESEEAVVEPEEAAVEPEEAEPSHLRVGIYAYMTKGIPFDEVVALYEQAHPEVEIEVLPIPGEVAAWQPLTQKMQLEAQQGKAPWDIIIGPTPFVEPGTLASLGLLEPLDDLLPQELFDDMYSGVREEIKFTGDGKSYLLPWWSDVFGLIYRPSMLKEAVGTEEPPQTWEELLAYCEKIEAHYGDEIACIGGDWSWSHRLFLPMLGTMTENVFVEPGIFNLEGDGAVQTLELMQQLYPYMPATAIESLGSSKAFQAGGVAMELYWQTQHLRALQAGVPEDDLKIGSFPKGDFVNTIFWSGGAVIPTHSENKEEAVRFMLEGLLGDTAVRSSYLDNYKIVPYRSISEKFAEEGVLPEWAPSLLEPLDVAQPIPSNSYFLTIEQPAFQEELEKMMLDGQSPEDTVANLKQRIEEGVAEAN; encoded by the coding sequence GTGATACCTAAACCCTCGAAGCGAGTAGTTCAAATCGGGTTGTTGAGCCTCATCCTGATACTCATCGTATCGGCATGTGTTGCTGCGCCTGCACCAGCTCCGGAGAGTGCTGTGGTTGAATCTGAGGAAGCTGTGGTTGAACCTGAGGAAGCTGCGGTTGAACCTGAGGAGGCAGAGCCATCCCATCTTCGGGTGGGCATCTACGCCTATATGACCAAAGGCATTCCCTTTGATGAGGTAGTAGCACTCTATGAGCAAGCACACCCTGAGGTGGAAATTGAAGTGCTGCCCATTCCGGGCGAGGTAGCTGCCTGGCAGCCTCTAACGCAGAAAATGCAGTTGGAGGCTCAGCAAGGGAAAGCACCCTGGGATATCATCATCGGTCCGACGCCATTTGTTGAACCGGGCACCCTGGCCAGTCTCGGTCTTCTCGAGCCTTTGGATGATCTCTTGCCGCAAGAACTCTTCGACGATATGTATAGCGGTGTTCGAGAAGAGATCAAGTTTACCGGTGATGGCAAGAGCTATCTCTTGCCGTGGTGGAGCGATGTTTTCGGTCTCATCTATCGACCTTCCATGTTGAAGGAAGCTGTCGGAACCGAAGAGCCTCCCCAAACCTGGGAAGAGTTGCTGGCCTACTGCGAGAAGATAGAAGCTCATTACGGTGACGAGATTGCCTGCATCGGCGGCGATTGGTCCTGGTCCCATCGTCTGTTCCTGCCCATGCTGGGTACGATGACGGAAAATGTCTTCGTCGAACCGGGCATCTTCAATCTGGAAGGTGACGGGGCGGTTCAGACTTTGGAGCTTATGCAGCAGCTATATCCCTACATGCCGGCTACTGCAATCGAGTCCCTGGGGTCTTCCAAGGCGTTCCAGGCAGGTGGAGTGGCCATGGAGTTGTACTGGCAGACGCAGCACCTGCGAGCTCTCCAGGCCGGTGTACCTGAGGACGACCTAAAGATCGGCAGTTTCCCGAAAGGAGATTTCGTAAACACGATCTTCTGGTCTGGCGGGGCGGTTATCCCCACGCATTCCGAGAACAAGGAGGAAGCAGTTCGCTTCATGTTAGAGGGGCTGCTGGGCGATACAGCCGTCCGTTCCTCCTATCTTGACAACTACAAGATTGTTCCCTACCGGTCAATCAGTGAAAAGTTTGCAGAGGAAGGGGTCTTGCCGGAGTGGGCGCCGTCTTTGCTGGAGCCTCTGGATGTGGCGCAGCCCATCCCCAGCAATTCATACTTCCTGACCATCGAACAGCCTGCCTTCCAGGAAGAGTTGGAGAAGATGATGCTCGACGGGCAGTCGCCGGAAGATACGGTCGCCAACCTGAAACAGCGCATCGAGGAGGGCGTGGCCGAGGCCAATTGA
- a CDS encoding deoxyribose-phosphate aldolase, with the protein MTTEYSLGDYSFDLERFFPTAIFEKITDIRVDAPEIIEQQAQARTRRPRLTKDGKLAILAADHPARGVTALGGDPFRMGNRQQYLGRIMRVLIASEFDGFMSTPDMIEDLFILDYLVQQGGGPSFLDEKVLTGCMQRGGAAGVVGEIDDRFGSYSAKSMARFRLDGGKMMFRFVPDDERTLWTIDYCAQAVTDLNHYNLVPFVEPLRMDYIDGKWVSKNNADELVTLVGIVAGLGDSSRNTWMKLPYCQDFGRVTQATTMPILMLGGPSGDNPLQTYQNFSAGMTTSGNVRGALVGRNITFPVRDDPAAVARAIHGIVHDGLTAEDAVQVTMTHRDEKMDFLTEYIL; encoded by the coding sequence ATGACCACAGAATACTCGCTTGGCGATTATTCCTTCGATCTGGAGCGGTTTTTCCCGACTGCTATCTTTGAAAAGATTACCGATATTCGGGTAGATGCGCCAGAAATCATCGAACAGCAGGCTCAGGCCCGGACGCGTCGCCCGCGCCTGACTAAGGACGGCAAACTGGCCATCCTGGCCGCCGACCATCCGGCCCGGGGGGTGACCGCATTGGGGGGCGACCCTTTCAGGATGGGCAATCGCCAGCAATATCTGGGACGTATCATGCGGGTGCTCATTGCCTCTGAGTTCGATGGCTTCATGAGTACGCCGGATATGATTGAGGACTTGTTCATTCTCGACTATCTGGTGCAGCAGGGGGGCGGCCCATCTTTTCTGGATGAAAAGGTGCTGACCGGTTGTATGCAGCGAGGCGGCGCGGCGGGTGTAGTTGGCGAAATTGACGATCGCTTCGGCTCCTACTCAGCCAAGTCAATGGCCCGTTTCCGCCTGGATGGCGGCAAAATGATGTTTCGCTTTGTGCCGGATGATGAACGCACCTTGTGGACAATTGACTACTGCGCCCAGGCCGTCACCGACCTGAATCACTACAACCTGGTACCCTTTGTCGAACCCCTGCGGATGGACTACATCGATGGAAAATGGGTTAGCAAGAACAATGCCGATGAACTGGTCACACTGGTCGGAATAGTTGCCGGTCTGGGCGATTCGTCGCGAAATACCTGGATGAAACTGCCCTATTGCCAGGACTTCGGACGGGTGACACAAGCTACCACAATGCCCATCTTGATGCTGGGCGGCCCGTCCGGCGATAACCCGCTCCAGACGTATCAGAATTTTTCTGCCGGAATGACTACCTCTGGCAACGTCCGAGGGGCGCTGGTGGGGCGAAACATCACCTTCCCTGTACGGGATGACCCTGCAGCTGTCGCGCGAGCCATCCACGGCATTGTCCACGATGGCTTGACAGCCGAGGATGCGGTTCAGGTGACAATGACTCACCGGGACGAAAAAATGGATTTCCTAACAGAGTACATTCTGTAA
- a CDS encoding glucosamine-6-phosphate isomerase — translation MNNSPAYLSLPVPELSTTSKVCLTILPDLDALYFHFARNIADEIKANNVAGRPTRLILPVGPVGQFPLLARLCNEESINWRNVFTFNMDEYCDWQGRAVPLDHPLSFQGYIRRMLFDQLDPELRLPDDQIHFPDPLNLDWISQRIEAVGGIDTCYGGIGYHGHVAFNEPPISRWYKLTLEQFRNSLTRLVPLAPETIVMNSIRATGGNPAALPPMAVTLGMRDILAARRIRLYCQGGAWQRTVLRIALMGDEQVDYPVTLLQQHSDYTVITTEETARPPVSGVAA, via the coding sequence ATGAACAATTCACCAGCCTATCTCAGCCTACCTGTCCCCGAACTATCCACCACGAGCAAAGTCTGCCTGACGATTCTACCTGACCTGGATGCTCTGTACTTTCATTTTGCCCGCAACATCGCCGATGAGATCAAAGCAAATAATGTGGCTGGCCGGCCAACACGTCTGATACTGCCCGTTGGCCCGGTCGGCCAATTTCCTCTCCTGGCCCGCCTTTGCAACGAAGAAAGCATCAATTGGCGGAATGTCTTTACGTTTAACATGGACGAGTATTGTGATTGGCAGGGCCGGGCTGTGCCTTTAGATCACCCGCTCAGTTTCCAGGGGTATATCCGGCGCATGCTGTTCGACCAACTTGACCCGGAGCTTCGTCTTCCCGACGATCAGATTCACTTCCCGGACCCCCTCAACCTGGATTGGATCAGCCAGCGAATCGAGGCGGTGGGAGGCATCGACACCTGTTACGGAGGCATTGGCTATCACGGCCACGTGGCCTTCAATGAACCCCCCATTTCGCGCTGGTATAAACTCACCCTGGAACAATTCCGAAACTCCCTGACCCGCCTCGTGCCGTTGGCCCCAGAAACGATTGTAATGAACAGCATTCGGGCCACAGGCGGCAATCCCGCCGCGCTGCCTCCGATGGCTGTTACCCTGGGAATGCGCGACATCCTGGCCGCGCGGCGTATTCGACTCTATTGCCAGGGAGGAGCCTGGCAGCGGACGGTATTGCGTATTGCCCTGATGGGCGACGAGCAGGTTGATTACCCTGTGACTTTACTGCAGCAACACTCTGACTACACTGTCATCACGACTGAAGAGACAGCCCGGCCACCTGTTTCTGGCGTGGCGGCTTGA
- a CDS encoding 6-phosphofructokinase has product MLKGRLIVGQSGGPTPVINASLAGVIMEAKRHSDITGVYGLVHGIEGALKDELIDLSQESVEMVERLVKTPASALGSCRHKLSDGEYGRILELFRAHNARHFVYIGGNDSMDTCHRVSALAQSSGYELQVMGVPKTVDNDLALTDHCPGYGSAARFLALATRDTGRDMESMATFEDVIVLETMGRNAGWLTAASVLGKTTEDEAPHLVYVPEIPFDEARFLDDVACLHSQLGRVFVVVCEGIRDSDDRPVGEHKFRGGSSDAFGHVLHTLTTGVAAYLADVVSEKLELQARFLRPVLIGRAMSACVAETDRREALRAGKAAVAHLAAGRSGLMVTLERISDDPYTCETGTAPLADVANAEKLLPRGFLNDAGNMVTRSYVDYALPLIDGPLPPLARLKGVRVSQKVSAG; this is encoded by the coding sequence ATGCTAAAAGGTAGGCTTATCGTCGGGCAGTCAGGTGGCCCGACTCCCGTTATCAATGCCAGCCTGGCTGGGGTCATTATGGAAGCCAAACGCCATTCGGATATCACTGGCGTCTATGGCCTGGTGCATGGCATCGAGGGCGCGTTGAAAGATGAATTGATTGACCTGAGCCAGGAGTCCGTGGAGATGGTTGAACGGCTGGTTAAAACCCCCGCCTCGGCCCTGGGATCCTGCCGCCACAAGCTGAGCGACGGCGAATATGGTCGCATACTGGAACTTTTTCGTGCCCACAACGCGCGCCATTTTGTCTACATTGGCGGCAACGATTCGATGGATACCTGTCACCGTGTCTCGGCGCTGGCGCAGTCTAGCGGCTACGAGCTCCAGGTCATGGGTGTGCCCAAGACGGTGGATAACGACCTGGCTCTTACCGACCATTGTCCCGGCTATGGCAGCGCGGCCCGTTTCCTGGCCCTGGCTACCCGGGATACAGGGCGTGATATGGAGTCGATGGCTACTTTTGAAGATGTGATCGTCCTGGAAACCATGGGCCGCAACGCCGGTTGGCTAACCGCGGCTTCCGTGCTTGGCAAGACAACGGAGGATGAAGCGCCGCATCTGGTTTATGTGCCCGAGATACCCTTCGACGAAGCTCGCTTTCTCGATGACGTAGCTTGCCTCCATAGCCAGCTGGGACGGGTGTTCGTGGTTGTCTGTGAGGGAATTCGGGATAGCGATGATCGCCCTGTCGGAGAACACAAATTTCGGGGCGGCAGCAGCGATGCCTTCGGGCACGTGCTGCATACCCTGACAACGGGCGTCGCGGCTTATCTGGCCGATGTTGTCAGTGAAAAGCTCGAATTGCAGGCCCGTTTTTTACGCCCGGTGCTCATCGGACGGGCGATGAGCGCCTGTGTGGCCGAAACCGACCGCCGCGAAGCCTTGCGCGCGGGGAAAGCCGCGGTAGCCCACCTGGCTGCCGGCCGGAGCGGTTTGATGGTCACCCTTGAGCGGATATCGGACGATCCTTATACCTGTGAAACCGGAACAGCCCCCCTGGCCGATGTAGCCAACGCTGAAAAACTTCTGCCGCGGGGATTCCTGAACGATGCCGGGAATATGGTCACCCGTTCATATGTGGACTACGCCTTACCTTTAATAGATGGCCCTCTGCCACCATTGGCCCGGCTGAAAGGAGTCCGGGTATCACAGAAAGTTTCTGCGGGATGA
- a CDS encoding helicase C-terminal domain-containing protein, translating to MSSTYVAFDLETTGLDPRRDAIIEIGMVKFRDSEIVDEWSTFVNPGRTIPFFVQQLTGISDQDVAGAPPINALLGQVVGFVGESTLVAHSIGFDQSFLREAGLSFPNATLDTFELASVLLPSQTSYSLGNLTKHFGIDLAQAHRALDDARATGLLLQELDQHAAVLPLPTLVEINRLASENRWNLSDFFVRAETHARKHASLTSIEEKALKEGSLVPLLSETARQLPVFPPELEPLEQPEPLDVDLLAAFLEPDGPLARTFPAYEHRAPQVDMLRAVAEAFNHGDHLLIEAGTGTGKSMAYLLPAIAWALQNRRRVVVSTNTINLQDQLYTKDIPDLEAVFQQLLNSDEPGATGDSRFRQLAEKSRGLRVELLKGRSNYLCPRRLDSMRTRNDLSSDELRVLSRVLIWLSQTTTGDRAEIFLGSGRERAIWSRLATESGTCTAERCAGSQGGRCFFYRNRRRADGAHLLVVNHALLLADIGVGNRALPEYRHLIIDEAHHVEDATTNQLSFQATQDYLERLLSDIAPEGRQPRSGLLADIRRRIERGLPPQIKNRLLDQIAATQTKTQHARQKMRDFLLALAQFLEVDQASESPYNRQYRLDSGIRSQPGWSQVEIDWDLAGTPLYELLESVDQLRKGMVELEEAGVPDLDDLNADLSSIASQLAENYEQLNAAIIRPQENGIYWVSVDRSTRKLSIHAAPLHVGPLVETHLFHQKENVIMTSATLRTAGSYDYVQDRLHAYEAETSTVGSPFDYKASTLIFIPTDMAAPNSREFQPQVEVAVRAVAKALEGRTLALFTSYNQLRRTAGAIGPGLAANGITLYQQGSGGSRRQLLENFRNNQKSVLLGTRSFWEGVDVVGSALSGLLLVRLPFAVPSDPIVSARAETFDDPFYQYSVPDAILRFRQGFGRLIRSRQDRGVCVILDNRVLTKRYGQLFLESLPDCKIQRAPLALLPKSAADWISASESVNNPLETNAGFPHDPVDDHTWL from the coding sequence ATGTCCTCAACCTATGTTGCCTTTGACCTGGAAACCACCGGGCTGGACCCTCGCCGTGATGCCATCATCGAGATTGGCATGGTGAAGTTTCGCGATTCCGAGATCGTCGACGAATGGTCGACGTTCGTCAATCCCGGACGGACCATTCCCTTTTTTGTTCAGCAACTCACCGGCATTTCCGATCAGGATGTAGCAGGAGCACCGCCGATCAATGCGCTGCTCGGCCAGGTCGTTGGCTTTGTTGGAGAGTCTACGCTGGTGGCTCACAGTATCGGCTTTGATCAATCATTTCTGCGTGAGGCCGGTCTCAGTTTCCCCAATGCCACGCTGGACACCTTTGAACTGGCAAGCGTGTTATTGCCCAGCCAAACCAGCTACAGCCTTGGCAACCTGACAAAACACTTCGGCATTGACCTGGCCCAGGCGCATCGCGCTCTGGATGATGCCCGCGCTACCGGATTGCTGCTCCAGGAGCTCGATCAGCACGCGGCTGTCCTGCCCCTGCCGACGCTGGTGGAAATCAACAGGCTGGCCTCCGAGAACCGCTGGAACCTGAGCGATTTTTTCGTCCGTGCCGAGACTCACGCCAGGAAACACGCCTCCCTCACTTCAATCGAAGAAAAAGCCCTGAAGGAAGGCAGCCTTGTACCCCTGCTCAGTGAGACTGCGCGCCAGTTGCCGGTCTTCCCTCCCGAATTGGAGCCCCTGGAGCAACCTGAGCCACTGGACGTTGACCTGTTGGCGGCTTTTCTGGAACCTGACGGGCCCCTGGCCCGCACTTTCCCGGCGTACGAACATCGGGCCCCTCAGGTTGACATGCTGCGAGCCGTCGCCGAGGCGTTCAACCACGGAGATCATCTGCTGATCGAAGCGGGAACCGGCACCGGGAAAAGCATGGCTTATTTGCTGCCTGCCATTGCCTGGGCCCTGCAAAACCGCCGCCGGGTGGTCGTGAGTACCAATACCATCAACCTGCAGGATCAACTCTACACCAAGGATATCCCTGATCTGGAAGCGGTGTTCCAGCAACTTCTAAACAGCGACGAACCTGGCGCAACGGGCGACAGTAGATTCCGTCAACTGGCTGAAAAGTCCAGAGGGCTGCGAGTCGAGCTGCTAAAAGGGCGCTCCAATTACCTTTGTCCCCGCCGGCTTGACAGCATGCGGACGCGCAATGACCTCTCTTCGGACGAATTACGGGTGTTGAGCAGGGTGCTGATCTGGCTCAGCCAGACAACGACCGGCGACAGGGCTGAGATTTTTCTGGGCAGCGGACGTGAGCGGGCGATCTGGTCCCGACTCGCCACCGAGAGTGGCACGTGCACGGCAGAACGCTGCGCGGGCAGCCAGGGAGGGCGCTGTTTCTTCTATCGCAATCGCCGCCGGGCCGATGGCGCCCACCTGTTGGTCGTCAACCACGCCTTGCTCCTGGCAGATATTGGCGTGGGCAACCGGGCCTTGCCCGAATACCGCCACCTGATCATCGACGAGGCCCATCATGTCGAGGATGCCACGACCAACCAATTGAGCTTTCAGGCAACGCAGGATTACCTTGAGCGGCTGCTGTCCGATATCGCACCCGAAGGGCGCCAACCGCGCAGTGGTCTGCTGGCCGACATCCGCCGGCGCATTGAGCGGGGCCTGCCGCCACAGATAAAAAATCGACTACTCGATCAGATCGCAGCTACCCAGACCAAAACACAACATGCTCGCCAAAAAATGCGGGACTTTCTCCTTGCCCTGGCTCAATTTCTGGAGGTCGATCAAGCCTCCGAAAGCCCATACAACCGGCAGTATCGCCTGGATAGCGGAATAAGAAGCCAGCCCGGATGGTCACAGGTGGAGATTGACTGGGATTTGGCAGGGACCCCACTGTATGAACTCCTGGAGTCAGTAGATCAGTTACGCAAGGGAATGGTTGAACTTGAGGAGGCTGGCGTCCCAGATCTGGATGATCTAAACGCCGACCTTTCCAGCATCGCAAGTCAACTGGCGGAAAACTACGAGCAACTGAACGCAGCCATCATCCGGCCCCAGGAAAACGGCATCTACTGGGTCTCTGTCGACCGCAGCACTCGCAAACTGTCGATCCATGCCGCACCCTTACATGTCGGTCCACTGGTGGAAACGCATCTGTTCCACCAGAAGGAAAACGTCATCATGACCTCGGCGACGTTGCGCACCGCGGGCAGTTACGATTACGTGCAAGACCGGCTACACGCTTACGAGGCAGAAACGAGCACGGTTGGATCCCCGTTTGACTACAAGGCATCAACACTGATTTTTATTCCGACGGACATGGCGGCGCCCAACAGCCGTGAATTCCAACCCCAGGTTGAAGTGGCTGTGCGAGCGGTTGCCAAAGCCCTGGAGGGACGCACGCTGGCTCTTTTCACTTCCTACAACCAGCTTCGTCGAACCGCCGGCGCCATCGGCCCCGGTCTCGCCGCCAACGGGATCACCCTTTACCAGCAGGGCAGTGGTGGAAGCCGGCGCCAACTGCTGGAAAATTTCCGCAATAACCAGAAGTCAGTCCTCCTTGGCACCCGAAGCTTCTGGGAGGGAGTGGATGTGGTAGGGTCTGCCCTGAGTGGCCTGCTCCTGGTTCGACTGCCTTTTGCTGTCCCGAGTGACCCCATCGTCTCTGCCCGGGCCGAGACCTTTGACGATCCCTTCTACCAGTACTCGGTTCCTGATGCCATTCTGCGTTTCAGGCAAGGTTTCGGCCGTCTGATTCGCAGTCGCCAGGATCGCGGCGTGTGCGTCATCCTCGACAACCGGGTCTTGACCAAGCGTTACGGCCAGTTGTTTCTGGAATCACTGCCCGACTGCAAGATCCAGCGAGCACCCCTGGCCTTGCTGCCCAAATCCGCTGCCGACTGGATCTCGGCCTCGGAATCCGTAAATAATCCACTGGAGACAAACGCAGGGTTCCCCCACGATCCAGTCGACGACCACACGTGGCTCTAG